A stretch of the Coprobacillus cateniformis genome encodes the following:
- a CDS encoding helix-turn-helix domain-containing protein, giving the protein MNKIHNIMTVIDYIEENLSDKLNLYNISQAVGYSKYHLHRMFADTIGISIHDYVQRRKLTEAAKLLVFSQKPILEISLVAGYESQQAFSKIFKQMYKQTPNEYRNNQNFYPLQLRFQFNKEIKHLTSQDIQKKIHLASLSDIPAWMNLVHLIIDGFPNLDKTKYMQTLEKYIDQKRAFILKEEDLAIGVMLMNEETGSIDFFGVHPLYHKYGIMEAFINKLRNELIPDIDITITTFRLGDKADTGYRKLYKDLGFIEDELLIEFNYPTQKLRLTKQEESYYE; this is encoded by the coding sequence ATGAATAAAATTCATAACATTATGACCGTTATCGATTATATCGAAGAGAACTTAAGTGACAAACTCAATTTATATAATATTTCTCAAGCTGTAGGCTATTCAAAATATCATTTACATAGAATGTTTGCTGATACCATTGGTATATCTATTCACGATTATGTACAAAGAAGAAAATTAACTGAAGCTGCTAAACTATTGGTTTTCTCCCAAAAACCAATATTAGAAATTTCTCTTGTTGCTGGCTATGAAAGTCAACAGGCATTTTCTAAAATTTTTAAACAGATGTATAAACAAACACCAAATGAATATCGAAACAATCAAAATTTTTATCCTTTACAACTGAGATTTCAATTCAATAAAGAGATAAAACACCTCACAAGTCAAGATATTCAAAAGAAAATTCATTTGGCTTCTTTATCAGATATTCCTGCCTGGATGAATTTAGTCCATCTTATCATAGATGGGTTTCCCAATTTAGATAAAACAAAGTATATGCAAACACTAGAAAAATACATTGATCAAAAAAGAGCCTTTATATTAAAAGAAGAAGATCTCGCTATTGGTGTCATGTTAATGAATGAAGAAACAGGAAGTATTGATTTCTTTGGAGTTCACCCACTTTATCATAAATATGGAATTATGGAAGCATTCATCAATAAACTGAGAAATGAACTCATTCCAGATATTGATATCACAATAACAACTTTTCGTTTAGGTGATAAGGCTGATACTGGTTATCGAAAACTTTATAAAGATTTAGGATTTATCGAAGATGAATTATTAATTGAATTCAATTATCCCACCCAAAAATTAAGACTTACCAAACAAGAGGAATCTTATTATGAATAA
- a CDS encoding helix-turn-helix domain-containing protein → MFIGEKIRELRIRNQLSQESIAQLLDVSRQSVSKWEKGLSKPSTDNLLRLSEIFSVSVEDLIDNDIQFKKDYESTSFFKEFLFRKKVLIPISIFLGLFIVIFLFAVVMKGYGYDTNTVNFIAGLSGFFMFCAYLIFLVMILKYVYKDCQMRHIQPIGYVLVSITVVGFLFYLLIRDDISKEN, encoded by the coding sequence ATGTTTATTGGAGAAAAGATTAGAGAATTAAGAATAAGAAATCAATTATCTCAAGAGAGTATTGCTCAATTGTTAGATGTGAGTCGTCAATCAGTCAGTAAATGGGAAAAAGGGTTATCTAAACCAAGTACAGATAACTTATTAAGATTATCAGAGATCTTTTCGGTTTCAGTAGAAGATTTGATTGATAACGATATTCAGTTTAAAAAGGATTATGAGTCAACTAGTTTTTTTAAAGAATTTTTGTTTAGAAAAAAAGTGCTCATTCCTATTTCGATATTCTTGGGACTATTTATTGTTATATTTTTGTTTGCAGTAGTGATGAAAGGATATGGATATGATACGAATACTGTGAATTTTATAGCAGGGTTATCAGGTTTTTTCATGTTTTGTGCTTACCTTATTTTCTTAGTAATGATTTTAAAATATGTTTATAAGGATTGTCAGATGAGGCATATTCAACCTATTGGGTATGTACTGGTTTCAATTACTGTTGTTGGTTTTCTTTTTTATTTGTTAATACGTGATGATATTTCAAAAGAAAACTAA
- a CDS encoding ABC transporter permease: MKRMMTMLKVEGKLALRCPDGLIFGVGMPVGVLCLIGIIAGDQTVSGQSSYTFMESAFASLLTVGICATAFMGLPLTFADYRDKKILKHFFVTPISPMLMLFIQVIIAMLTALLSSIIVSAVAIFGFGYQMQGNVWAFIGAYFLVVLSMFSLGMIIASLCKTVKIANVVTTFVYFPMLFLSGATIPYELFPSFLQNIANILPLTHGIKLLKDISMGVSSEHMFFSIGILVAFTIVGCVISVVSFKWE; the protein is encoded by the coding sequence ATGAAAAGAATGATGACAATGTTGAAAGTTGAAGGAAAATTAGCATTAAGATGTCCTGATGGATTAATATTTGGAGTTGGAATGCCAGTCGGCGTTCTGTGCCTAATTGGAATTATTGCTGGAGATCAAACTGTGAGTGGGCAAAGTTCTTATACTTTTATGGAAAGTGCTTTTGCATCTTTGTTAACTGTTGGGATTTGTGCTACAGCATTTATGGGATTGCCACTCACTTTTGCTGACTATCGTGATAAGAAGATTTTGAAGCATTTCTTTGTGACGCCAATCAGTCCTATGCTTATGTTGTTTATACAAGTCATTATTGCAATGCTGACTGCATTGTTATCATCAATTATTGTATCAGCTGTTGCAATATTTGGGTTTGGTTATCAGATGCAAGGGAATGTATGGGCATTTATTGGAGCATATTTCTTAGTTGTCTTGTCAATGTTTAGTTTAGGTATGATTATTGCGAGTTTATGTAAAACGGTGAAAATAGCAAATGTTGTGACAACTTTTGTTTATTTTCCAATGTTATTTTTATCAGGAGCAACAATTCCATATGAATTATTTCCTTCATTTTTACAAAATATAGCAAATATATTACCACTCACACATGGAATTAAATTATTAAAGGATATATCAATGGGTGTTTCAAGTGAACATATGTTTTTTTCAATTGGCATTTTAGTTGCATTTACTATTGTCGGATGTGTTATATCTGTTGTATCATTTAAATGGGAATAA
- a CDS encoding glycoside hydrolase family 1 protein gives MEKKLPKDFYWGGSVSSFQTEGARDEGGKGTCIYDVRPMNPEFSDWSVGIDAYHRYDEDIALMKEMGFNFYRFSICWSRIIPNGSLDEPVNEEGVAFYNSLIDRLLAAGIEPMITLVHFDMPYELVKEHNGFASRYVVDCFERYARVCIERFGDRVKHWMSFNEQNLHGMMLRVSNAEDIPEGVSLPKHLYQVNHNVFIAHCKAVKALRELQPDAKFCGMNAVTNIYPYTNTPKNNLFAWQAYQYMNGFHCDVFAKGKYPDYMVAYLENRGWMPTFEEGDDELLKYTVDYIAFSYYRSNTITEGEFDYERPYHEIVNEHCVKNPHCEANEWNWEIDPIGFRWTLNDLAVRSDLPVFVLENGIGWREDFSQEEIDQMLAEGKMIEDDYRINYHRDHIQEMKNAMIEEGVKCLGYVTWGPIDILASMCNMDKRYGFVYVNRTNKDLRDLKRIPKKSFAWIKKAFESNGEDLD, from the coding sequence ATGGAAAAGAAATTACCTAAAGATTTTTATTGGGGTGGCTCAGTATCATCTTTTCAAACAGAAGGTGCAAGAGATGAAGGTGGAAAAGGAACATGTATTTATGATGTGAGACCTATGAACCCTGAGTTTTCAGATTGGAGTGTTGGTATTGATGCTTATCATCGTTATGATGAAGATATTGCATTAATGAAAGAAATGGGGTTCAATTTTTATCGTTTCTCTATTTGCTGGTCACGTATTATTCCTAATGGATCATTAGATGAACCAGTGAATGAAGAAGGGGTTGCTTTCTATAATAGTTTAATTGATAGATTGCTTGCTGCTGGAATTGAACCAATGATTACATTAGTTCATTTTGATATGCCATATGAATTAGTGAAAGAGCATAATGGTTTTGCTTCTCGTTATGTTGTTGATTGTTTTGAAAGATATGCAAGAGTATGTATTGAAAGATTTGGAGATAGAGTGAAACATTGGATGAGTTTCAATGAACAAAACTTACATGGAATGATGTTAAGAGTTTCTAATGCTGAAGATATTCCAGAAGGTGTGAGTCTTCCAAAACATTTATATCAAGTTAATCATAATGTTTTTATTGCTCATTGTAAGGCTGTCAAAGCATTAAGAGAATTACAACCAGATGCAAAGTTCTGTGGTATGAATGCTGTCACTAATATTTATCCATATACAAATACGCCAAAGAATAACTTATTTGCATGGCAGGCTTATCAATATATGAATGGTTTCCACTGTGATGTTTTTGCAAAAGGGAAATATCCTGATTATATGGTTGCTTATTTAGAAAATAGAGGATGGATGCCTACATTTGAAGAAGGCGATGATGAATTGTTAAAATATACTGTTGATTATATTGCATTTAGTTATTATCGTTCTAATACAATTACTGAAGGCGAATTTGATTATGAAAGACCTTATCATGAAATTGTCAATGAACATTGTGTGAAAAATCCACATTGTGAAGCCAATGAGTGGAATTGGGAAATTGATCCAATTGGATTTAGATGGACATTAAATGATTTGGCTGTACGTTCTGATTTACCAGTGTTTGTATTAGAAAATGGAATTGGATGGCGTGAAGATTTCTCTCAAGAAGAAATTGATCAGATGTTAGCAGAAGGAAAAATGATTGAAGATGATTATCGTATAAATTATCATAGAGATCATATTCAAGAAATGAAGAATGCAATGATTGAAGAAGGTGTCAAATGCTTAGGATATGTGACTTGGGGGCCTATTGATATCTTAGCAAGTATGTGTAATATGGATAAGAGATATGGTTTTGTTTATGTTAATAGAACAAACAAAGATTTAAGAGATTTAAAACGTATTCCTAAGAAATCATTTGCATGGATCAAAAAGGCATTTGAATCTAATGGTGAAGATTTAGATTAA
- a CDS encoding MerR family transcriptional regulator — MSRENCYVEKLPQKLYKIGMFAQMNRVTIKALRHYDDIGLLKPEYVDEINGYRYYTSAQLPQLHRILAMRELGFSLKEIKKVNDGVSEKDLLIRKKCELLQEMAHIQKQIACVEGYLAGNCLNSDYRVVMKSIPEVIVASMQVHMDSYEDLFECMPTMGSEMEKAGCECAIPEYCFTIYYDEEYRESDIHAEICEAITEKPEDTELVQFKVLPAVDMAACVLHKGPYYTLPQAYGAIVQFIEESGYEIIGYQRESYIDGIWNKDTEDEWLTEIQFPVRKI, encoded by the coding sequence ATGAGTAGAGAAAATTGTTATGTAGAGAAACTGCCTCAGAAGTTATATAAAATTGGAATGTTTGCACAAATGAATAGAGTAACTATTAAAGCATTAAGACATTATGATGATATTGGGTTGTTAAAACCTGAGTACGTAGATGAAATTAATGGTTATCGTTATTATACTTCAGCTCAATTACCACAATTGCATAGAATTTTAGCTATGCGTGAACTTGGGTTTTCGTTAAAAGAAATAAAGAAAGTCAATGATGGCGTTTCAGAAAAAGATTTGCTGATACGCAAAAAATGTGAATTGTTACAAGAAATGGCTCATATCCAAAAACAGATTGCATGTGTTGAAGGGTATCTTGCAGGGAATTGTTTAAATAGTGATTATCGTGTTGTTATGAAATCTATACCAGAAGTGATTGTGGCTTCAATGCAGGTACACATGGATAGTTATGAAGATCTTTTTGAATGTATGCCAACAATGGGAAGTGAAATGGAAAAAGCAGGTTGTGAATGTGCAATCCCTGAATATTGTTTTACTATTTATTATGATGAAGAATACAGAGAATCTGATATTCATGCAGAAATTTGTGAAGCTATTACAGAAAAGCCTGAAGATACAGAACTTGTTCAGTTTAAGGTTCTTCCTGCTGTTGATATGGCCGCATGTGTTTTACATAAGGGGCCATACTATACTTTACCACAAGCCTATGGGGCGATAGTCCAGTTTATTGAAGAGAGTGGCTATGAAATTATTGGATATCAAAGAGAATCTTATATAGATGGAATTTGGAATAAGGATACTGAGGATGAATGGTTAACTGAAATTCAATTTCCAGTTCGTAAAATTTGA
- a CDS encoding ABC transporter ATP-binding protein, whose product MNKCIEVHQLTKTYDGRKVVDNLTFEVEKGEVYGLLGHNGAGKSTTIECILGLNTPDSGSAKLLGKEAAKHRKTVFEKVGVQLQQSHYQNNIRVGEVCEERAAMYSHPADYHYLLKQFQLEQYIHQPVAQLSGGERQKLSVAIALIPRPEVIFLDELTTGLDVAARREVWQILKLLKKQGMTLLLTTHYMEEAENLCDRVLLIKEGQKIVEGTVDEIIKKSPYNNLEEAYLWYMGEEKLV is encoded by the coding sequence ATGAATAAATGTATTGAAGTCCATCAGTTAACAAAAACATATGATGGTAGAAAAGTTGTTGACAACCTGACATTTGAGGTTGAAAAAGGAGAGGTTTATGGACTCTTGGGTCATAATGGGGCAGGAAAGTCAACAACAATAGAGTGTATACTTGGTTTAAATACCCCTGATAGTGGTTCTGCAAAGTTGTTGGGAAAAGAAGCAGCCAAGCATCGAAAAACAGTATTTGAAAAAGTAGGTGTCCAATTACAGCAGTCACATTATCAAAACAATATTCGTGTTGGTGAAGTCTGTGAAGAAAGAGCGGCAATGTATAGTCACCCCGCAGATTATCATTATCTTTTAAAACAATTTCAGTTAGAACAGTATATTCATCAGCCAGTTGCTCAATTATCAGGTGGAGAAAGGCAGAAGTTATCAGTTGCTATTGCCTTAATTCCTCGTCCAGAGGTCATTTTTTTAGATGAATTAACTACAGGACTTGATGTTGCAGCTCGTCGAGAAGTTTGGCAGATTTTAAAACTGCTGAAAAAGCAGGGAATGACATTGTTACTGACTACACATTATATGGAAGAGGCAGAAAATCTATGTGATCGTGTTTTGCTTATCAAAGAGGGTCAAAAAATTGTTGAGGGAACGGTTGATGAGATTATCAAGAAGAGTCCTTATAACAATCTGGAAGAAGCTTACTTATGGTATATGGGAGAGGAGAAACTTGTATGA